The sequence TTTATATATTTTCGTTCACGGAGGCGACGAATGACTTCCTCAATGACTCCTTCGTCAATTCCTTTATCACTTAAATAATCATGGACTTCTTTCATCGACCGCATACGAAAGGATAAAAATTGGATCGCTTGATTATACGCCTTTTGTATTTCTTCATGATAAAAAATGTCTGTTAACTCTTCCTCGCTTACATCTTTCCCTTTTCGTAAATCATGTTTAATCAATATATCTTCACTTACACTAAACGCATATTGACCAGATATACCATCGTCAAAAAATATATTGTACCGTTCTTTATTATTTTTCTGGACGGTTATTTTCTTAATGACTGGCAGGATGTACACCCCCATTCATGTTTTCTCTAACACAAATTTATCATAAAAGAACAATTTTGTATTCAATTTGAACTTAAGCTACGTATGGTTTGGTTTATGTTGGAAAAAATAATATTGTCGTGTGAATATTTTTGGAGGTGACAAATATGGCAAACGATAAAAGAAAACGTGAAGTGGAGAAAATTCAATTGAAAAAAGCACAAGAAATCATCTATGGACGGGACTTCAAGCGAGCAGATCAAGCGGCTGCATCCGTACGAGAGAAAAGATAAGTAGAACGTTTGTGGTATACACTGTTAACTCTTACCTGAAATAATCATACGTGAATCGGCCATTCTATATGTGAGGATGAATCCTCTTCAAATATGTCTATGAAAGGGGTCTCCATATGGGACGTGCTCGTGGTCAAAAAACTCGTGATAAAAACAAAGCAACACTTCCTCAAGTTCCGAAAAACATGAAATCGGACGGATTAGATGTGGAATATTCAAATGAACTAGCTGATTTACAAGATCGAGAAGCCGTTGCACGATCAAATGCGGCAGACAAGCGTGTAAAAGCAAAACAAAAGAGAAAGTAAAAAAACTTTACCTAGGAGTTCAAAGCCCAGTTGAGAAATTTTAAAAAAATGGGGGTTAAATTTCCCCCATTTTTATTCTTCATGTTCTTTTGCTTTTTCTACCAATCTTTCCACTTTCACCTTTTCAATCCGATGATGGTCAACTTCCGTTACGGAAAGTTTTAAGTTTTCATAGTAAATAACTTCACCAACTGCCGGCTCTCGTGATAAATGTTCAAAAATCCAACCACCTAAATTATAGTAAGTCGTTTCAGGAACAGGAACATTCATCATTTGTGCAAAATCATCTATATGAAATTGTGCACTAAAAACAAATACATCTTCAGATAATTTAGTCATAATGCTAACCTTTTCATCATGTTCATCCCATATTTCTCCAACTAACTCTTCTAAAATATCCTCCATTGTAATAATCCCTGCTGTTCCACCAAATTCATCTAATACAATAGCCATATGACTCTTCGTTCTTTGAAGTTCTGGAAGTAAAGTAGCAATTTTCATTGACTTTACAACAAACATTGGTTGCCTTAATAATGAACGGATGCTCACTTCTTCACCTTTAACTAATTCTGCAAAATATTCACGTTCCGATAAAAAACCGATGATATTATCTATATTATCCTCGTAGACAGGAATTCTTGAATACCGTTCTTCCAACAATATTTTCGTAATCTCCTCAATAGGCTGATTTACTTCAATGGCTACAATATCCAATCGATGTGTTAAAATTTCACCAACAATGATTTCGTTAAATTCTAAAGATCTGTGCAACAATTCCTTTTCATTTTTGTTAATAACACCTTCTTCAGCACTTATATCAACCATCGCCTTTATTTCTTCCTCTGTAACCGATGGCAAATTTTCTTTAGAACTTGAGAATAATTTTGCTACAGAGCTTTTCAATTTCGAGAAAAGTAAATTCACAGGTGATAACCCTCTTACTAACATGTATAAAATCCCTGATATTTTTAATGGGTATGTCTCTGCATGTTCTTTTGCAATAGACTTTGGCAAGATTTCTCCAAAAGTAAGAATAATGAATGTCATTCCAAAAGTACTAATAATTAATCCTAGATTTGGGCCATATATATTGGTAACGACAGCTGTTGAAATACTTGAAGCACCAATATTCACTAAGTTTTTTCCGACTAAAATCGTAGAAATGGCGTCATCAAAGTTTTCTATTATATAAATTGCCTTTTCACTACCCCTTCTTCCCTCTTTTGTAAAATTGTACAGTCGAATTTTATTTACACTAGAAAAAGCTGTTTCCGCAGATGAAAAAAATGCAGATAATAAAATTAAAAACACGAATAGCAAGATTAATCCTATGGGCACGTCTGCCACGCTAAACTCACACTCCAATGACAAATTTTCAATCCTTCTTGAGATTGATTTTATCACAAATACAATAAAATGGCTCATTTTTCCATCTTTTCTTTTTCTTCTATTAAAAATGATTCAAAATAGAAAAGGAGCACCACATCTGGTAGCTCCCTATTTCAAATAAGTTAACGTTTTTCCAGTAAAGCCAAATAAAATTGACATAATCGGCGATATTAAACAAAAGAAAGCAAAAGGTAAGTAATCGATTGTAGAAACACCAAGGACACTCGTAATAAACACACCACATACACTCCATGGAACGAGAGGGTTCACTACCGTTCCAGCATCTTCTAAAACACGCGATAAATTTTTATTTGCTAAACCTAATCTCTTGTACTGCGATTGAAAAGATTCTCCTGTTAATAAAATGGCTAAATATTGTTCACCAATTAATGTATTGATTCCAATTGCCGTAAGTGCCGAAGCCGTAATAACGGATGACACTGATTCAAGTAACTTTTCGATAAACTGGATAATTCGTGGAATAATGCCTAAAGTAAAAAATAAGCCACCCATTCCTAAAGCTAAGAGTACGAGTGTGATGGTAAAAAACATGCTGCTTATTCCACCTCTAGTCAATAATTCATCAATCGCTTGATTACCAGTATTTGATATATATCCTTTATAAAAGATCGTAGGTAGATCATTCATTATCGAATGACGATGAAAAAAAGATAACAAGACAGCTAAAATAGAACTTACGGATAACGATAAAAAAGCTGGTACACTTTTTATGGAAAGGATCAATAAGATAATTAACGGAATCCAACTATACCAATGAATAAGTCCTGTATTCATTAAACTATCCTTAAACGTATTTATTTTTTCAAAGTCCCCTTTTCCTAAAGTTGGCGAAAGAATCGTAAAGAAAATAAGGGATATGAGGAATGTAGGGATGGTCGTCCAGCACATGTTCCGAATATGTTCAAATAAATCAACCTTTAATACTGTTGATGCTAGATTTGTCGTATCTGATAAAGGTGACATCTTATCACCAAAAAAAGCACCGGATACAATAGCGCCAGCAGTAATGGATAATGATATGTCCATCGTTAATGCAATACTGATAAAAGCAACACCGATTGTGCCAACGGTTGTTAAAGAACTCCCAATTCCAATTCCAATCATTGCGGTTACGATAAAAACAACAGCATAAAAGTAATGGTTTGTCGTAATTCCAAACCCCGTGTACATTAGGGTTGGAATCGTCCCACTAATCATCCAGCACGCGATTAACAGCCCAATAAAAAACAATAGAAAAACAGCACCAATGCCTGATATCGCTCCATTTACAAGCCCTTGTTCTAACTGTTTAAAAGGAATGCCTCTTAATAAACCGTAAAAAATAAAAAATATAATGACGGTTAAAATGGGGATATGTGGTGTTGCTTCCAACTGGATAATCCCAAAACTAAGGATGCATATACTAACAATAGCAAGAAAGATTGCTTCTATCGTACCCGGTTCATAACAAGAAGTGTTTTTATTCATGCTTGCCTCCAGATATTTCTGTTTTTTTTTGAAATTTAAGTGCTATTTTACTATATTTTTACTTTAGCACTTAAAAGCGTCTATGTGTTAAAGATTTTATTTTACTATAATCATAGTTATGAAAATTGTCAAGGAACCCCGTGCAATAAAATACGCTATAAAGACTGACATACCTACCTTTAGTAAGCGAAACGAAAAAACCTAAAAATATGAATCTACCATATTTTTAGGTTTCTACATGCTTTATTTTCTAATCGTTTAACCAAATCTTCCTGTAATATAATCTTCTGTCTTTTGATTACTTGGTGTTCGGAATATCTTATCGGTTTTATCAAACTCAATCACTTCCCCATTTAAGAAAAATGCCGTTTTATCGGAAATTCTTGCAGCCTGTTGCATATTGTGTGTTACAATAACGATACTGAATTGTTCTTTCAAGTCTTGGACAAGTTCTTCTACTTTTAAAGTTGATATCGGATCGAGTGCTGATGTCGGTTCATCCATTAAAATCACATCTGGTTCAATTGCGAGACATCTAGCAATACAAAGACGTTGTTGCTGCCCTCCCGATAATCCATAAGCATTTTCCTTTAGTCGGTCCTTTACCTCTTCCCAAATTGCCGCACTGCGTAAACTCTTTTCAACAATTTCATCTAATATCTTTTTTTCCTTTATCCCGTGAATTTTTGGACCATAGGCTACATTATCGTAAATTGATTTTGGGAATGGATTTGGCTTTTGAAAGACCATCCCCACCCTTGTTCGTAGTTCTTCTACTCCATACGATTTTCCAAAAATATTTCGACCACGATAATGTATTTCACCACTTTTTTTGACGCCTGGTACAAGTTCAACCATTCTATTTAATGTTTTTAAATACGTTGATTTCCCACATCCA comes from Bacillus andreraoultii and encodes:
- a CDS encoding hemolysin family protein codes for the protein MADVPIGLILLFVFLILLSAFFSSAETAFSSVNKIRLYNFTKEGRRGSEKAIYIIENFDDAISTILVGKNLVNIGASSISTAVVTNIYGPNLGLIISTFGMTFIILTFGEILPKSIAKEHAETYPLKISGILYMLVRGLSPVNLLFSKLKSSVAKLFSSSKENLPSVTEEEIKAMVDISAEEGVINKNEKELLHRSLEFNEIIVGEILTHRLDIVAIEVNQPIEEITKILLEERYSRIPVYEDNIDNIIGFLSEREYFAELVKGEEVSIRSLLRQPMFVVKSMKIATLLPELQRTKSHMAIVLDEFGGTAGIITMEDILEELVGEIWDEHDEKVSIMTKLSEDVFVFSAQFHIDDFAQMMNVPVPETTYYNLGGWIFEHLSREPAVGEVIYYENLKLSVTEVDHHRIEKVKVERLVEKAKEHEE
- the pstB gene encoding phosphate ABC transporter ATP-binding protein PstB, whose product is MAIATKVKNVEVINFREKKDLLNNEVVYETKDLNLWYGKKHVLKNMNLEICENEITAIIGPSGCGKSTYLKTLNRMVELVPGVKKSGEIHYRGRNIFGKSYGVEELRTRVGMVFQKPNPFPKSIYDNVAYGPKIHGIKEKKILDEIVEKSLRSAAIWEEVKDRLKENAYGLSGGQQQRLCIARCLAIEPDVILMDEPTSALDPISTLKVEELVQDLKEQFSIVIVTHNMQQAARISDKTAFFLNGEVIEFDKTDKIFRTPSNQKTEDYITGRFG
- a CDS encoding YfhD family protein: MGRARGQKTRDKNKATLPQVPKNMKSDGLDVEYSNELADLQDREAVARSNAADKRVKAKQKRK
- the nhaC gene encoding Na+/H+ antiporter NhaC, with product MNKNTSCYEPGTIEAIFLAIVSICILSFGIIQLEATPHIPILTVIIFFIFYGLLRGIPFKQLEQGLVNGAISGIGAVFLLFFIGLLIACWMISGTIPTLMYTGFGITTNHYFYAVVFIVTAMIGIGIGSSLTTVGTIGVAFISIALTMDISLSITAGAIVSGAFFGDKMSPLSDTTNLASTVLKVDLFEHIRNMCWTTIPTFLISLIFFTILSPTLGKGDFEKINTFKDSLMNTGLIHWYSWIPLIILLILSIKSVPAFLSLSVSSILAVLLSFFHRHSIMNDLPTIFYKGYISNTGNQAIDELLTRGGISSMFFTITLVLLALGMGGLFFTLGIIPRIIQFIEKLLESVSSVITASALTAIGINTLIGEQYLAILLTGESFQSQYKRLGLANKNLSRVLEDAGTVVNPLVPWSVCGVFITSVLGVSTIDYLPFAFFCLISPIMSILFGFTGKTLTYLK
- a CDS encoding YfhE family protein — translated: MANDKRKREVEKIQLKKAQEIIYGRDFKRADQAAASVREKR